In the Leptospira fainei serovar Hurstbridge str. BUT 6 genome, TTTTTTTCCGACGATTGCATTCCCGAATCAAATTTATTCGGTAAAAAAAGTTCAGTCAGACTGCAAAGGTTAGCGGTACATATCGTTCAGAATCGGATTTTTTTCGAAATTCGAATCTTTAGCCAAAGCCCGTTTCCCGGATAATGAGGCGGAATTCGAAATCAATCGATGCATCGCTGACTTAGCCTCGATCAATGCCTCTTTTTCTCCCAATAATTGGAACGTTAAATTTAACGCTAATTCAAATCCGAGAAAAGCAAAGGCTAGCGACTTTGGAACGACTTCCGATTTTAAATGTCCCAAGCTCTTCGCTTCCTGAATTACCTGCGATAGTCCTAACTGCCACTCTTTGATCATGGCGGCTACCGCATCTCGAACCGCTCCGGGCCTGCAATCAAACTCCGCTGATACGGATGCAAAGAAACATCCCCCTTCCGATTGCCTTACATAATCCAACCAACTGTCAATCAATGCAACGAGACGCTGGATCCCTTCAGGCATCGAGCGAATCGGATAGATTACCTTTCGGATAAACTTTTCTCGGCCTGCTCGGACTGTCGCAATTTGCAAATCTTCCTTTGTACCGAAATGTCCAAGCAATCCTGCCTTACTAATTCCGGCCGCATCCGCCATTCTTCCTATTGTTAGGGCTTCTAAACCTTCAATCGTTGCCACTTTTACGGCTAGATCGAGCACCCGTTTTCGAGTCGCTTCTCCACGCAAAATATGCGTAGCAGTTTCAACTTTTTTCATAAGCCTCCAAAGGACTAACGGGGGAAGGATTTCGCCATCCGACTCGATCCACATTATTTTTTTTAAATAAATACAAGCCTTTAGCAAACGATCGAGTACAGCCGATCTACGGCAAATCCCCTCCCGTCTTTTGCAAATCGCTTCAATTCAACCTCATTACGATTGATTACCGTCGAATACTACTCGAACTCTAAATACCACCGATCGATCGGTAACTAATCAAACGAAAACGCCCGTTTTAAATTAAATTTAAGACTGACGGAAGATTAGAAATCGATTGATAAACGATTATTTTTCCGGATTTTTAAGCCGGATTTTCGCTAAGTAAACTTTGGATACTACGGATTCGCGTTTTGACTTCAGGAAAAATTTCCCTTCCGGTGTCGCGACTTTGTAGCTTGGAAATTCGGCCAAAATATCCACATCCACTTTATCTTGCATAAATTCGGAGAAAGAAGGTAGAAATTTCTCGGAAACAACGATCAATCTTTCTCCGTCTTTATTCAAAGCTTCAAATAAAACATCCGGATCGAATAAGGTTCTTGCAAATCGTTTTGCGTAAAAAGCGTAAGATCGCTTGGATGCGGGAACGCCGAATAACAAAAGTTTATCCTTGTTGGGTTCTGCTTCTTGAATGATTTTCCCGATTTCTTTAGAAGGTTGATAGGAAATCAGAAGCGGATATGCATAAACGCTAACTAATGTAAAGAAAAAGGAAGTGGATATAATCAGAGCACTCAAAATTCTCTCTTTTTTACCGGATAAAAACCAAAGCGCTGTAGCAGCCGCTGCATAAAATAGCGTCCACCCGATATATCCGAAGCCGACAGTCACCGACAAAACCGGCAAAAGAATTCCGGCAAGTAAGAAAAGCGCACATGTAGCCCAGGTAAGAATTCGTCCCCAGTCGATTAAGCGACTTTCTTCTCCGGAGATGAGATTCATTAAAAATCCCGAACCCAAGACTGCAGCGGCCGGCAAGCACCAATAAATGTATTGAGGTAACTGGTATTTCGAAAAACTGATTAAGAAGAGAAAAACAAACAGCCAAAAAGCCGGAACAAAATCCGCTTCCTTCCAAACGTTACTTCGAACGGAGGAAAATAAAGCGGTCCCCTTTTGTCGAAGAAACGGTACCGCTTTCCCTGAAATATAAGCCAGAAAAGGAAGAATGAAAACTCCGAAAGCCCAAGCAAAATTCGCGTAAAAGAATCCAGGATTAAATTTCTGATCGTACATCTTAACGTAAAAGCGACCGAACGATTGTACCCATAGGAAGAAATAGGGCCCGTAAGTGTTAAACTCAAGATAGAGAGGAATCGACCATAGAAGCGGAGGCAGCGCGGCGATGATGACGCCTGGAAACAACTTCATTCCCGACAAGCGCTTCCAATCTCGGCGGAAGAGAATATCTCCTCCGATTCCGATTCCCGGAATTACGACTGCAATCGGGCCCTTAGTTACGAATCCTAAACCCATCACAACATACATCGCATAATAGTATGCGGAATTTTTCTTAGTTCCTAAATAATAGAACGCAAAAACCAAAATGATATACGGGGTCACATATACGTCGATTTTCGGATCGACAACCATCGCGTACAAGCCGGGAGACAACGCATACAAAAGAACTGCCAACCATCCCTGCTTTACACTTCCTGAATACAATTTTGTGACGGTAAAAATTCCCCAAAGAGAGAGGAACGTAAGCAGTATTGCGGGTAGGCGGAAAGCGAAATTATTTTGTCCGAATAAAACGAAAGAACTCGAAATACTCCAAAACGTTAGGATAGGTTTATCAAGATAGCGTCTTCCATTATCCCTAATAAAAAACCAATCTCCGCTATCCGTCATTTCTCGGGAAATTTCGGCATATTGGGAGGAATCGATATCGATAACGTCCAAAGGAAACGTCAACAACATTGGTAGGATTGCAATTGCTAGTAGAATCCAAATTACGAATTTTCTTGAGAAGAGAGAATCGTTTTGAACGATTGATTTCATAATAGCTAAGCTCCGGAAGAAACGTATAAGAGGGAACGGAAAATCAATCCATTAACCCCGATTCCATGATACAGCGATTGAACCCTTTACAGGTTTTTTCACTTTCATAGCAAGGAACCGCAAATCCTTGTTCCCTGAGACAACCCGATTCACAATCGATCGTGACAAGAGTTCGATCGGCATCGGTAATGACTTGTTTTCCTTTAAATTCTTCTTCCGCGCAGGAAAGATAAAATTTACAGATTTCCTGACATTTTCGCTCATAAGGATTCTTACAGGAGAAAAACGTAAGTATGAATAACAAAATAGGAAAGATTCGCAGATAGAGAATCGGCTTCATTCTCTCCATTTTCTCGACCGCTCAAAGACGGTCAACTTTTTGAAGCGAGCATGCCGCATGCGCCGTTAATATCCTTACCGGGAGAACGACGATTTAAAATAGGAACTCCTGCCGGTTCCAGCTGGGCGATGAATTCGTCCACTTCAACCGAGGTCGGCCTACGCCAACCGAAGAATTCAGTATTCAAGGGAATAA is a window encoding:
- a CDS encoding Cys-rich protein, with translation MKPILYLRIFPILLFILTFFSCKNPYERKCQEICKFYLSCAEEEFKGKQVITDADRTLVTIDCESGCLREQGFAVPCYESEKTCKGFNRCIMESGLMD
- a CDS encoding TetR/AcrR family transcriptional regulator; protein product: MKKVETATHILRGEATRKRVLDLAVKVATIEGLEALTIGRMADAAGISKAGLLGHFGTKEDLQIATVRAGREKFIRKVIYPIRSMPEGIQRLVALIDSWLDYVRQSEGGCFFASVSAEFDCRPGAVRDAVAAMIKEWQLGLSQVIQEAKSLGHLKSEVVPKSLAFAFLGFELALNLTFQLLGEKEALIEAKSAMHRLISNSASLSGKRALAKDSNFEKNPILNDMYR
- a CDS encoding ArnT family glycosyltransferase, with amino-acid sequence MKSIVQNDSLFSRKFVIWILLAIAILPMLLTFPLDVIDIDSSQYAEISREMTDSGDWFFIRDNGRRYLDKPILTFWSISSSFVLFGQNNFAFRLPAILLTFLSLWGIFTVTKLYSGSVKQGWLAVLLYALSPGLYAMVVDPKIDVYVTPYIILVFAFYYLGTKKNSAYYYAMYVVMGLGFVTKGPIAVVIPGIGIGGDILFRRDWKRLSGMKLFPGVIIAALPPLLWSIPLYLEFNTYGPYFFLWVQSFGRFYVKMYDQKFNPGFFYANFAWAFGVFILPFLAYISGKAVPFLRQKGTALFSSVRSNVWKEADFVPAFWLFVFLFLISFSKYQLPQYIYWCLPAAAVLGSGFLMNLISGEESRLIDWGRILTWATCALFLLAGILLPVLSVTVGFGYIGWTLFYAAAATALWFLSGKKERILSALIISTSFFFTLVSVYAYPLLISYQPSKEIGKIIQEAEPNKDKLLLFGVPASKRSYAFYAKRFARTLFDPDVLFEALNKDGERLIVVSEKFLPSFSEFMQDKVDVDILAEFPSYKVATPEGKFFLKSKRESVVSKVYLAKIRLKNPEK